Within Papio anubis isolate 15944 unplaced genomic scaffold, Panubis1.0 scaffold1246, whole genome shotgun sequence, the genomic segment TCTGATGACAGAacttgtggccgggtgtggtggctcacacctgtaattccagcactttgggaggccaaggtagggggattacctgaggtcaggagctcaagaccagcctgcccaacaggcgaaaccctgtctctactaaaatacaaaaactagccaggtgtggtggtgcgtgtctataatcccagctatgagggaggctgagacaggagaatcgcttgaacccaggatatggaggttgcagtgagtgaagatcacatcactgtattccagcctggatgacagagcaaaactccgtctgaaaaaaataaaacaaaaaaacttgtgcCCCTTACTTCTGCCACCTGGACATGTCCTCAAGTGCTTTCCCATGAGATAAAGCTGGTGGGAACCTCattcctgtttcacagatgagaagcGTGAGGTCTGGAGAGGAGCCgggacttgcctaaggtcacacagccagggagGTGGATGTTAGGGTCCCTGCCTCGGGTTTGGAGAAGCATGGTGGACACAGAGCTAGTGGATTTGAGAGGTAGGGGTGGTCCCCTATTCACCTCTGTTGCTTCCCCAACTCCAGAGTGACAGAGCTGGGCCTGACAGTGGAGCGTCTTCAGAAGCAGAATCTGGAGAAGGATCAGGTCAACAAGGACCTCACTGAGAAGCTTGAGGCCCTGGTGAGCTGTAGCTTCCCCTGAGATGTGGCAGGGTGGGATGGGGTACCGGCCAGATCCATGGACGCAGGCTTAGGGCTGGGCTGCCTGGGCCACCCCCAGCATCCCACTCACACTCAGGTTCAGGTCTCACAGGTGTGCAGTCTTCGTGGTAAGCACACTCACCTCCTCCATCCCATTTCTTCCCCCCAGCAGCCCTGTAGCATAATCCTCATgacacagatggggaaactgaggcccaagaggGGAAATGCTTGTCCAGTCTCAGAGCCAGTAAGCGGGAGAGTGGGGACTTGAACTCCCATTTGCGCTCTCCAGGTCCAGATGCTGCCTCTGGCAACCCAGctactccccctcccccaccagtGGGACACTCACTACCCCAGGGTACAGCCTGGTTTGGTCACCCCTCTGTGTGGGGCCTGGCCTGGGTTCTAGGTTCGGCTCTCCTCCAATTGTCTGTGTGACATGGGGCAGGACACAGCTCTTCTCTGGGCTTGGTCTGTTCAGTGAGGGCCTCAGGCCTGCTGCCCCTCGGGCCAGGTGGCTGGCCTATGGACATGGCTTCAGAAGCCACCTGGTCAGTGGTGAgccagggagggaagggaaagggaggttTGAGATAAGACAGAACCTGGACCACTCTTTGTCTCCCTAACTGCACTCCAGGAATCCCTGCGGCTACAGGAGCAGGCGGCCCTGGAGACAGAGGACGGAGAGGGGCTACAGCAGACCCTAACGGACCTGGCACAGGTGCGAGCCCAGAGAGCCGGGAAGATAGGGCCCTGCCAGGCAGTCCTGGGCTCCCCCGCCACGCCTTTTGGTGGCCTGGGACTGAACTGCAAATGGGTGGGggcctggagcccaggctgtAGCTGCTCAGCACCCCTGCTAGCTCACCCGGCCCCTGCCCTGGGGAACCCCCAGTGTCAGAGGGGAGGCACGGCCCTTCCGGAGCCCACCTGTGAGCAACGCCAAATGATGTCTTCGCAATAAATCGGAGGCCTCAGCGGCGAGCTGAGGACTGAGCTAGTGGAGGAGGTGAAATCAGGAAGGCTTGTTGTAGGAGGGAGCATTTGGAATGAGGCAGCCCCCAGCCTCGCCTGGGCAGCTTTACCAGCTAACCCCGCGGTTCCTAACTCTGTGGAcaccttctgcctccctcccctacCCTCAGGCCATCCTGTGCTATGTTGAGAGCGGCGTCCAGCTGAGCGTCTCCAAGTGTCTCCGAGCCGAGAGCCTGCGGTGGGGGGCTCTCGGGCCAGTGGACCCCGTCCCCACCGCGGCGCTCCTAGCCAGGCCGAGGTCGTTCGCCCCGCCGAGGCCCCTCTCCCCGGCCTGCTCAGACTCCTCCAAGCTCGCCCTGATCCACTCCGCCCTGCACAAGTGCCAGCCGCAGGTCTAGGTAGGAAGGGGCTTGAGGGTTCTGGGCGCAGCCAGAGGCCCGGGGGCTGGAGGGGGGCGGGGCTCGCGCCCTCCCGGTTGGGGCGGgagcgggggtgggggcgggtcAGGGGCCAGGGTCAGGGGGAGGAGTCTGAGCGCCGCAGGGTGCAGCCAGAGCCCTGAGAAAGTGTCTGAGGGTGTCATGACCCCGAAGGAGGTGGCCGAGAGCTCTGCGGTGAAGCCGAGCCCAGAAGTGGGGGTGCTTGAGCAGCTGGTGGAGGGAGGAGACTGCTGCAGTGTTAGGGTCATGGTAGAGAGGGAGACATGTCCCTGGTTATACAGAGCCAGGATTCTGGGAAAAGTTCTAGCAAGGGGAATCAGAGCCTAGGATGAGAGGAGCTCGGGAACTAGGCGCAGAGCCAGGGCAAGGAGGGGTCTGAGAGTGGAACCAGGATGCAaaggggaggggcctgggagccctgggggtggggtcagaacccaggagacgaaggtGCCTGGGGCTTTGTCTCGCATCCGGGGGAGTTTGACAGGAATTGTCCGGGACCCCACGGAGGTGAGGGCTCAAAGGGTGGTGAGGGCACATAGTAGGGGAGTGGAAGCTTGGCTCTCAGGCCTAGGCTCCTATCCTGTCCCAGGCCAGGTCCAGGCCCTGGACCCCGCCTAGCGTAGGCTAGTGTGTATCCCTGGAACCAGAAGAGAGTAGGTGGGCTCTGGAGGCCTCCCAGGACCCCCGTAGACTCTGTGATGCCCACGCCTCAGAACATGGGTGGGCGCTATGAGGCAAGCCAGGACCTGCTGGGCACCCTGCGGAAGCAGCTTAGCGACAGCGAGAGTGAGCGGCGGGCCCTAGAGGAACAACTGCTGCGCCTGCGGGAAAAGACCAACTGCGCCATGCAGGCCCAGGAGGACGCCCAGCGCGAGGTGCAGCGGCTGCGGAGTGCCAACGAGCTCCTGAGCAGGTGCCAAGGAAGTCTGAGCTGGGGGGTGCTGAAGAATAAATCAGCGTCTGGGCATAACACCAGTTGAGCCTTATGCATGTGGTCTGCACTAATATGGTCGCCCTGAGCTGCATGTGcctattaacattttatttattattttattatttactaatgagatggagtctcgttctgtcgcccagactggagtgcagtggtgcgatcttggctcactgtaagctccgcctcccgggttcacctattaccctgccttagcctcccgagtagctgggactacaggcgcccgccagcacgcccggctaattttttttttttttttgagacggagtttcactctgtcgcccaggctggagtgcagtggcatgataccGGCTCATtgcattctctgcctcccttGTTGAAGCagttctcacctcagcctcccgaggagctgggattacaggtgcccatcaccacgcccagctattttttttttttgtatatttagtagagagggggtttcaccatcttggccaggctgatcttgaactcctgacctcgtgatccacccgcctccatctcccaaagtgctgggattacaggcatgagccaccgcgcctggccaacatttattttttattattcagttttgttttgttgtgttttgctttgttttgagtcACGCTcgtgctctgtttcccaggctggggcaCAATGgctccatcacagctcactgttgcctggaactcccagactcaagtgatcctcccacctctacctcccaactGTCCCTAGTTGGGGgccagggcctgggcctggcctggGGAAGGATATGGGACCCATGCCTGAGAGTTAAGTTTCCAC encodes:
- the LOC101006561 gene encoding rootletin-like; this translates as MLHEKDLAQQQMQSDLDEADLSARVTELGLTVERLQKQNLEKDQVNKDLTEKLEALESLRLQEQAALETEDGEGLQQTLTDLAQAILCYVESGVQLSVSKCLRAESLRWGALGPVDPVPTAALLARPRSFAPPRPLSPACSDSSKLALIHSALHKCQPQV